The nucleotide window GTTCGATGAGGCCAGAGCCATTtctataggtgcgttcgacatgacccgacttcttGCGGCGCTGCAActggctgcaggcggctgacgtaaattctggttagacttttcgGTGAATCTTACACCTTTACGTGTAAACACCAGTTAGACAAGTCACTTATGCATTCTGCTGGTCGCAATTCCTGGGGTCTTACCTTGATCTCAGCGGGGGCGCTGGCGTATCACTTGGATCCGAAGGAAGGCCACAAGTGAAGATGGACAACGACTGtcttttacattttcatttgattATATAAAAAGTAAAATAAGACCATACAAAAAATCCTCTCTTTGAACAAAGTAGGCCTAAGCTTCTAAGTTTCTATATCGAAGTAAAAAATAGAGTACAAGCGACGACTTTTACAAATTCAAGAGTACAAGAGCGTATAAAAGGTTACTCTCTTCTCAAGTCTTTTCTGTCTGTTCTCCCAATTCATTGATACACACATAATGGTTATATGCTGTCCTTATCTAGGCCATGCAGGGCACCTGTTCCTATGCACAGAAAACCTATAGACCACTTCTCCAAATATGGACAATGAACATGAACATGACACATGTAGCCACCTGTCACGTATACTTCTATGTGGTCAGTCTCTAACATATCCTGTGTTCTAAGGAACTTGGGGCTGTTCTTTCTATGTAAACCGTTTTCAATTGTCACGTATACCTCTGTGGTCAGTTTCTAACATATCCTGTGTTGGGCAGTTTCTAATAAATCCTGTGCTGTCATCCAGAGGCCCCCTTGTCTGGAACTTTAAGCGAGACTTTTCCTTTCACACATCTTACCTTAGTACACATATGCAAGCAGTTTTACAAACATGGCTTAACTAAAATACCTATGAAAAACATATTTCTAAACACATCTTATGCAAATGCGCATACTATTTAGTAATATTTCCTTTAGTCATTTCTCCAAGGTTCATTCAAACAAAGGTGTCACCCTGTCCGAACCTCTCATATGCTcaaatctggagttgctggacgGAGTCTCTACTTGGTGTTGTAAACAGcggttgtaaagcccctatttaagaaacccaaattgggtGACAGTATATTTGCATATTACAGATCATTATCAaatcttccatttattagtaaagtattGGAAAAGATAGTATTAGTCCCATTAAATTcctttcttgaagaaaataacagtgATAGGCTAAAGGCTATTAGAAGAATATGGATTCCTGGTGGAATCTTTTATTTGCCATTTTTGTCACACATGCATAGTCACAAGGAATCATGCATAAAAACCCACGACAGATACAGAAATGTTTTTTTGAGTTTGGTGTGAAAAAATTTAACTGGCCTGCACAAagccctgacctccaccctaTCGAGCCTCTTTGGGATGGACAAGACTAGAATGTAGATTGCGAGCCAGGCCCTCTCGTTCAACATCAGTGTCTGACCTCACAACTTCTCATCTGGACGAATGGGCAAAACTTTCCGCATGGCCATGGAGTGACATTCCCCTGTGATGTTGTGTGGGCCTACCCTTTCAGCCACCTTCTCTGGGCCAGCATCCTTTAACCTGGCCTTTTTAAGACAGatgcaatgattaatgcatccatgaaCAGGATATAATTATAACATGTGACATCATTTTAAAAGTGACCTATAACATCGACTATGCAATAcagttatatttatttagtgCTAATAAAACTATTAAGCCTATTTGGAGAGAGATGTTTATAATGTGACAATATGTCAGTCGTCGTGTGATGATGAAAATATGACTAGGCCtagactacttgttctgagcaggtgttgtcagtgaacaggctataaaactgttggttaagttaCAGACAATAATGAAAAACCGATGCttattatctgggaaacattttctaacagcagccaagttgtcattgtttatgtcaaagaagttgtgaatttgttgtaacataaaAACAGGAGATTATGACTTAGCTTACTCTGTCCTCAAAGTGGTAACAttaagagaaaaaagtaatggacctaagcagcctccttgagcaaccccatagCAGTTGTAATGTTTCTTAGAcatatggtctcctaaactataacgtaaaacttccttcctctgatatatgatttcatccagtttaATACACTAtccttgaacccaataagcttttctagtctattgattaggatgttgtgatcaagTGTATCAAATGCTGTATTAAGATTtaacaggataaggatagagactttagaGGTCACAAATTATTCAGGTGAgcgcagtttcagtactgtgatatatTTTCTGCTACCTGACTGAGAGACTTCCAATATGTTATCCTTATTTCGGTCCGGGCCCGCCCACGGGCCGGAAacgctgccccctcctcccccagttactaCGCACTAAATGTTAACAAATGTTTCAGTTGTCAAGtgttttagactgctacacatgttGTACTTCATTGGAAAGATACGATTCTCATGCTTCCATTGAAACGAACCATTTCAAGATCAAGTCGCAGCAGCAAGTACAGTCAACGTCTTCGTCAATTATTTTCAGTCTCTCACGCACTATCGCTCATAGGAGGATATGTGCTTGGAGTATTTATGAGTGGATAGTcctaaaatggccgctacactctgccctttcgattgacaccttgtttgacccaataggagcttccatgccctggtgacctggtcctaaccagaccttcgtacatttcatttgtacagagggtctgggatagTCTGGTcttaaccagaccctcgtacatttcatttgtacagagggtctgggatcactccattgacaaatgttaacttccttgaaggcgagtcctctgttgaagtttaaaacaattggatctgcccagagccactctgatttgccataaccaatcgcaagcgttcgccttggccaactccttcaccactactgtaacggagctagctgccgtagctggaaaatcaaacttttcccgaacccccgtggggaggagggccacaacatcatggggccaccaacaaaactcagcaaggaatgttcttgctccggctttaaaggggcaattgactgcaaaaccgattttaccttgtcattgttgaaaaacaacagttcggagggtaaactgaacataccgtgaatatcaaagtccattgacacctctttcctattcaaatctcaaaaagaaaaaatttggctgtaaaacgctagcttttcaacaaagccaccggtcctacgtaggaccggtgatcgccctcttattggctctggtctgtatctttgtcatgccccagaatttacatccagaccagcccgaggtagcgtctatctccgatactagtttagctgcgcgctgctctgtgtaggctacttataaggaattacaaggaagaacgttttgaattataacaaggatattgaaaatggaccacggtcgtaaatgctgtgttccaggctgtacagggaaggctaacactcacagtcttcccaaggagccaaacattcaacaggcatggctgctgttgtctatgagaagatcccggcgaagttcgacactcaatcattcatttgctctgaacatttcacccaagacagttttgacaaccttggacaatttcaagcaggatatgctaggaagctgaacctggaaagaggtgctgttccaaccgtatgctcattgcaaccgcaagctaaggacagtatgatgttgtgctaacagttattagcaatgctaacgtttcctgtatatagcataccaggtagaatgctaaatacgtttctacacacatcaaatgactctagctagactagctgtagtcagcattagaagggaagcttccgaaaaatagccagaaaacgaactgcagtctggcttattgctaacgcctgtctagataatctatttgaaagaactggagaaaggcaggttctagatacaggatacgttagcattgctattaactgttactagtaacacttagactgtaggcatgtaaacaagtttagtttgctagttaatgcaagagcataggtagaatgtgtgataatttagcctagtttattggcaatggggctaacgttgattcatgttcctgactgtgtttcattcaaataaataacctgtgtaatgaaaatctacaattcacgatgcatgtttgtccagatctttgtcatgttattttacagcaagatatctagagctagcctagctaactaactgaagccgagtagaatcaggatatggtttggttgctaagctgtagcctaacgttctacccacctaaatcaatccagtttgcttcaacaacagaagtggaaacaagtaatgttatcatttcaaatgatatatagtcaatttgttgaaaacagtgttgtgtagacacaatagatttatttgcgcatttttatttcaagtctccaacttcgtgttgctgttggccgtgttgcgtttttgctcccagcttataaccaaccaatcagcgcgcagcttatctaaatattaatgagcataccataaaaggagaaaagctagtgttttttcccgggaacatttcagaggatctgtcagagggcatagaacagcacacgggccattttcaacccaaccaatgttacataccctattcggagaccttaaggaacagtgtgaaatacccaaaaaacccagtcaattgcgcCTTTAatttatggatattcggcagcgttgccacaaccgcagaaaaGCTTCGCTCGCAtttttctccgccgccattacatttacatttagtcatttagcagacgcttttatccagagcgacttacagtaagtacagggacattcccccgaggcaagtagggtgaagtgccttaccctaggacacaacgtcattcgacacggcggggaatcaatccggtaaccttctgattactagcccgactccctcaccactcagccacctgactcccatctgTCATTGTTCTCAACCACTCCgatgttcgctgattggacctacaaaaaatgtgtttgtgaaaaccgacttcaaagtcaaacttccagacctagtacagaagtgTAGCCCTCTCACTCAATTCTAATCGCCCTAATAGCTCCGCAGCATGGGAGAGGAATTGGTGAAGGTTactaaaatgtataaataatgtTTATTTACAATAGCTGAAATTCGGGCATATGACTGCCTAGAGTGCAGAGAGGCCTGGTTAGCTTATTATATAGCTATACAGTTATTATACACATGAAACATTAACATCACCACTGAACACATTTTACAGGTTTATCACAGTCAGCCTTTTCCAAGGTATtatcacacagagagaaaaataactaaatgtaccCGGGGTTTTCTATAACTTTGGCGCGCTTGTTTGTTGGAGCTCTGTAAAGATGTTGTTGCTCCTTGATCCGATAACCCAGAAAGCTGTTAGATAGCAGTCTCGTCCTCAGCGGGAAGTTCGCAACAGTCCACCTGCAGCCACGCCGCTAGCTCCTGCAGCCACGCCGCTAGCTCCTTCTCAGCAGAACCCAGCGTTACCCAGTGAGCCAGTCTCGACCACCGTTCACTCCcccacctcagcagtgccacaccAAAGACAGTAAATTCCCGGTTTTCCAACTATAATCTAATAGACTAATAGACAAAATGAACTCTCTCGATTCTCggcgtctctctttctcctctccaaaTCGATCTCTCCTCTCGTTCATCTCATCTCCGCCCCCCTCACAACAAAACAATATCTTACCACTCTGATTGGCTAGTCACAAAATGGACACATTACCCACCCAATAAAGAAGCAAAGAAAAGTTATTAAACATCAGGAACAACTGAACCAGCCCACGTATTTCTTCCTTTTACATAAAACAatagaaaaatgtatttaacatTTTAGCAGGGTGCTAACTCTATGGGTGCTACAGAagaaaatccaaattgagcggaagtacgtaggagggcagagccagactACTGGTGAcggccctctaaagccaactagctCTGTGCGTCCTCAAATattaatatattgtggtattatgtttgactcagaTCTTTAGGGCCAAGATGGAGTGACAAGGACTAGATGATGCTGGCTGGGTGCATAAGACTTTGGGACCTACCTCTGAATCATCAGGTTTCTATTGTATTTATGTCCAATAGTTACAgttttctccattgctttggctcaattcctgtaacagaaattacattttcaaagctcTACTTGCATTTAGCAAAaaagcctatatggttcagcacaacaaCATACATCACCTTCAAAatgtcatatctcacccaaaacagttaactcatgcttcaaaaccaaatcattttctcatataaatagtcattgcccccaaaatgaaaacttccttctcgattgctttggctcatctctcgagaaaaaagaggacattctcaaacctttaaacacatttgccaaaataacccagatggttcagaaaaacaccatggaacacctgcaaagggtaatctctttcctaaaacagacaacttatcagtcaaaactaaatccttttgtcatacaaatagtcagtgcccccaaaatgaaaagtccctttggcattgtgtaaacactgcaggtcaaaatgttttgatgttttgtcagtatggcagtggacattagaaatatcccttatgtgcactgtgctacagttactgtagtagacgttttctttccagaatacaatgtgtctcaatctacatttattcatttagcagatgcttttatccacagcgacttccaagagagctttacaagagtgcatcgGTCACTCAtcataacaacgcgatagctcagaacatttcgggtagccaaaacatgaagcatacattgtgaaaaacccaagtacagtaagtgccaaagagaagaaccataagagcatgtagccaaacaagttacaactaaacaacatgaacctcaaaagtgcaagagcaCCTGTCGAAAAGCAAGCAACTATAATgtctgcttcatgttttggcaaatcacaatgtttttggggctatctcgttgtttaggatcattgacctatgcacttttgtaaagctctctcttggaagtcgctttggataaaagcgtctgccaaatgaatacatgtaaaatgttaatgtgtatcaaacagaaaaaagattacagtaattcaagagtagcctacaaggtttcacatcacatattggcatgtgaccccttcctagtcagagttgcagagggtgcatttcatggcaagaaggaaacacatacagtaagaaagtaacgcaaagctggagtttcactagttgtcgtcctcactctcctgctcatcctcgcgctcctgtctgtctggcctcaGATTTCATtcacatcacatctgatgttctcccttgcgatgcaacaggggaagaatcgttgtgcatgcctcaacaatcccctacactgatctgctgtgacatcatcacaagcagcatccattgtctggagcagggagctctggttttgagcctGATGCTCATAGAcccttactgtgtgattggatgtgtccccttgtttagtaaagttctagttgcacctgacaatgactgtaagcagattatccaagagatccatattacagtatataccattgtTTTTCATgttattatgtgcctgaaagattttgacagtggagtgaactattgtgcaggtgatgatgtacacaaggaaattatgccaatatgttttgcagagaacaaccacttgactgagaaacaacagtcagtttagaccagcaagatatttgcaattgatagttggcctaattgaaggcaattatacctaaccatttcaaagatgtgctaaatcatttgaaatgtgtgcaaactgtatgcaattgcacttgtcatttacaaggatgtgctaataaaattgcaatttgattaaaggaatacaaaattccaatctgttgtgaacaagtgcccagcggtttggaggtttgcacgtgttgttttgagaatgtcatttcagtttcgtgaaatgagccaaagcaatggagaaaaactgtaatcaaCTATGTTTAATTTATGTATAAagtaaatacacacactgatTCCAAGCATGGAATTCTTTATTTAAGGTTTGtaaaggaaatacatttgaatttttaTAAAAACAATAGGGCCCATCTCCTTCCTGTGTGTTGATGCCTTTGAGAAGGGGCAGCCTCTCCTTCCTGAAAGGACCGCTCATCAAGCGCTTCAACGTTTCTGATGACTCTGGTCTCATCCAGGGCTCTGTGGCTCTTAGGCCTCCTCCTACTACTCATCATCAGACAGGTCTCCTAGAGGAGACACTAGCAGTTAGGGAGGATACTTACAGTCaatggccaggtttcccagattcgttaagaagctcttagcgttaagagcttcttaacgaatctgggaaacccggccaatatcaaCATTATTAACTCCTCTGTTGAAACCCAAGCACACAACTTTGTCCTCCACTTTACTCCATTCCTGTGTGAGTAAGATGTGTACATCTCCAGTGAACTCACCTGTTCTCCTGCCAGGGTGCATCAGAGCCGGAAGTCTCCTGGTCGGTTGTGGCGTTCACACAGTGGGGGTCCTAGCACACTTGGCGCCCCGGgcaaggccccccccccccccccccccccccccccccccccccccccaccaaccaaCAACACACCACACTCTCTCAGGTATTTACATCCACTTTACATTGGATGAGCGCAACCTTTGGTTTTCCTCCCTGAGCTCATTACATTCTTTTTGTAATCTTTCAGTCTTTTCCTTACATAGTCTGTTGTCACACTGTTGTTCTTCCTCCTCAAGTGGCGCCAGCTCAGCATCAGGCTCTGATGACAGTTCTAGGAGGACATCCACTGCATCtgacttcttcttctcctccacccacttGCTCTTCATTCTGTTGTGCTGCTCATAACTCTCCCCTATTCTCTTCTtgatggctggtgtgtgtgtgaagatggaTGGTACCCAGTCAGGGGACAACGAGTCATCAGATTTGGCACCTATAATAAGAGTTTATGTCCAACAAGTTAGAAAAAAAGAGTCACTTAAATATGTGATATCATTACTGTTGACTagctaacccctctctcccttaaaCAACTGCTAACTAAAACGGAAAGTCaacttttcttttcatttttacaACCTCTATTCCAAAAAAGTGGGGATGCTGTGAAAAAACTTTAACTCACTACACCACTGCAGTTGGTCACCtcgatacattacatttattcatttagcagacgcttttatccaaagcgacttccaagagagagctttacaaagtgcatatgtcactgataacaacaagatagccccaagcattgcgggtagccaaaacaagaagcacacattgtgaacaaccaaaaaataagtgccaaagagaagaactataagagcatgtagttaagcaagttacaattagtgcgacaagtgcgtcttgagcctttgtcttgagccttctcttgaaggtggagagacagtgtgtgtattagatggaggtggggagttgattccaccactggggggccaggcaggagaagagcttgtgttgggaccgggcggtcttgagcggtgggaccaccaggcggttgtctgaagaagaccgtaggtggcaggtgggggtgtaaggctgcaggagagacttgaagtagtcgggtgcagtcccgctcaccgctcggaaggtcagtaccagggtcttgaatctgatacgggccgtgatgggtagccagtggagggaaatgaggagcggaaTAActtgggagcgtctgggtagattgtacaccaggcgggccgctgcgttctgaatcctctgaagaggtcgggttgcgcatgctgggagactggcgaggagcgagttgcagtagtccaacttggagaggacaagtgcttggacaagcagctggatgaagtgctcagacaggtatctcctaatcttccggatgttgtagagggtgaatctaatCGACCGGGAGACCCAagcaggatgaaggggtcaccttcgcagatcccagggtgattacgaggtcgtgggagatggagggtttggtcGGGATGATgatgaagttctgttttggcgaggtgttgcttggtcatccaggcggagatgtctgtgaggcaggcctcaatcctagctgagatccccagatcggtgggggggaacgacaggtacagctgcttgttgtcagcgtagcagtggtaggagaagccatgggaggtgatacACAACAAACTATGTCTCATCCTCAATGTGTCGCTCACCGCCTCCTTCAGCCTTGTGTCTCATCCACAGTGTGCTTGCTCATCGACTTCAGCTggctgcagtgtttgttttttttgctccCACTTCCTTTGCCTTGCAGAGTGTGCAGTGTTGATGCGAGTGATTTCTGTGTGACCCAGATAGACGGAAGGTGCCTAGTCTGGGTCAGTCTCCATCATCTCATATGCAGGTTGACCTGCAATAAAATGAAAAAGGTTTTAGCTTCAGAACATGGGACTTGAAGTGTTACTATAAGTCAGAAATTATACTTAAGTAAGGGTACATGTGTTACAGGCCTGTATATGACGATTGCATGACATTTAACGGTATAAACAGAACATGTTTCGCCCATATATAAAACATAACCGCTGTTACAACATGCATTGTTTTGGGTATATCTGTGTCACACAATTCGTCCAAAATGACACGTGGATGTAACGTTAGATACTTCACATTTGTCAACGTTACTTAAATCTCTTACCTTTATGAAAATGTCGAGGGCAAACATACATAAAACGAGATATGTTTGCAAAGGTGATGTTTTTGCGCCGCACCGCTGAAACCGAGGCGATCCGACGCGTCTTCGTTATGTCCGCGCTGCCCCTGTCCTTTcttcaaagtgaaaaaaaaactatcCCCGTAGTTAGGTTTTTGACATTTACTGTTGTGAGACTTTCTACTGCAGCTTATTATGCAACAGGAACGTACCATTTTGACACCTAAATGAAATGAATTAATAACACAATTCTCCAACAACAGCGCATTGATACCGTCAAAATGGCGGTTACAGTACTCCTATAACACCATTCGGTTCTTGCAACTGTAACGTCACCTGACAAAGACCGATTACTAAAAGACAAATAACTTTACTATTGATGTTTTAAGGCTAAAAATACGATAAATAATATACCTGTATATACTTGTGTTTGACTTTACTTTGATGAAGTGTTCGCTGCAAATACGTGTAGTTACATTTGGACGGCTGCCTTTAGGTACGTTCGATTCAGCGCCTGCATCGCcggcagcccggctgacttgaagcagccactggcattctcagcttcaaggcagccggctgtcggcgccaccggtgctgcatgaagtcgaacgtacGTTTATTATATTGTAATAATATACTATATTATTTGCCCTCCCCGGAGAGAGAGGTAACGTTACGGTTAATAATAGTGAATATCCacaatctcctcctctctgggttTTCTTGATCAGACGGAATTCTAAAGAAACACAGCCCAGGCTTGCCTCCTCTTCGATTAGTGCATCCGCTTCATAGCTAAAGTTGCTGAACTTACCCTCGGATTCAATTCTGCGTTTCTTTATCTGGGTGGAGGCAGTGGTCCGCTGGGTGAATTGACACCTCTTTGGCTGGGGAGGGCGATTGTGTCCCAACCACAACTCTGGGAAAGGATTCTCCTTGGTTGGTTTTTGGTCAACAAAGTGATACGAACAAACAAAAACGTTGCGGGGTGGTTTCTTTAAATTCAATGCCTTCAGCCACGTCCTTGATTCCGAGTCGGTATCAGGCTTGCGAAAAAATTTAAACAATGGAGCGCATGGACATTGCCTCTTGGTAGCTGGTTTGTGGTCGTAGCATTCTCTATttaaccactcgttcaggtgctttctcgagtgtttgcaaccaactaccgcacacgtcgttcccgaaccacttttcttcatgttgtacattttatatcctctttgtcattgcgatatcagtgctttgtggGTACAatggagctagctagcaaaacaaacccagcccgccagaacggaagtggattgcatcGAGGGGAGGAGTTTAGGATGTAGAGGGGAAACGGCTCAAAAACTTGTCATACACTTGCAGAACAACTATCGGTCATTTTGgcaaaacaaaatcaacagACTCAAAGTAAATTTATGAATTGCTTACTGGTTGGCGGGCAGCGGAATATGGCGTGAAATTAATGCCAGGGGAGCGAGCTCAGtaaaacgatttgtaacttgttaaACCAActaaaaactttttttattcAGTCCACTACGTTTTCAACTGAAACATACAATCGCAATAAAATGgacattcaaatgtaaatagCAAAATACAGACGTCAAATTATGCAGTTCTAATTATGATGCTACACAAGCTAGTTTTACAGTAATTCCCTCAACATGCAATTACGTAATTTCCAGATGTGATAAGTTGCCATTTATTCGTAGGGTAAAGAAGGTTGCAGTCTAGAAGACACTCTACTCTCAGAAAGCCAAcgagagacagtgagtgagtgagtgagtgagtgagtgagtgagtgagtgagtgagtgagagagagagagtgagagagagagtgagagagatagtgagagagagtgagtgagagagggagagagaatgagagagcgtgtgagagaaagagagagagagagacagagagagagacagaaagagggacagagagagacagagagagagagagagagacagtgagagagagtggttgagagtgagtgagagagagtgagtgggagagaatgagagagggagagagaatgagagagcgtgtgagagaaagagagagagacagagagagagacagagagagagagagagagagagacagagagagagagagagagagagagagagagtcagtatTTCCTCATGTTTCTTTGGGTCCACGCTCTTTGATATGATGTTGTCATCTGGCAGTCTGATAAACTCCCTGGAAGCCTCCATcctaagacacagagagaaatttAGCATCTCATACTTCATGACCAAACCCTGTTCTACTCTCCCCTAAACT belongs to Hypomesus transpacificus isolate Combined female chromosome 15, fHypTra1, whole genome shotgun sequence and includes:
- the si:ch211-113p18.3 gene encoding uncharacterized protein si:ch211-113p18.3, with translation MYNMKKSGSGTTCAVVGCKHSRKHLNEWLNRECYDHKPATKRQCPCAPLFKFFRKPDTDSESRTWLKALNLKKPPRNVFVCSYHFVDQKPTKENPFPELWLGHNRPPQPKRCQFTQRTTASTQIKKRRIESEGAKSDDSLSPDWVPSIFTHTPAIKKRIGESYEQHNRMKSKWVEEKKKSDAVDVLLELSSEPDAELAPLEEEEQQCDNRLCKEKTERLQKECNELREENQRLRSSNVKWM